Proteins from a single region of Hordeum vulgare subsp. vulgare chromosome 6H, MorexV3_pseudomolecules_assembly, whole genome shotgun sequence:
- the LOC123403095 gene encoding ervatamin-B-like, with amino-acid sequence MSGNTIMFSSSRCSSLGLYVLLATSCLLLAGCSSESLLTSDVLPSEQSGIDTDNHQDLMMDRFHVWMTVHNRSYSTAGEKARRFEVYRSNMRFIEAVNAEAATSGLTYELGEGPFTDLTNEEFMELYTGQILEDDQSEDGDDDEQIITTHAGSIDGLGTHKGATVYANFSASAPRSIDWRKRGVVTPVKNQKQCGSCWAFPTVATIEGIHKIKRGTLVSLSEQQLIDCDYLDNGCKGGLVTRAFQWIKKNGGITSTSSYKYKAVRGRCLRNRKPAAKIVGFRKVKSNSEVSLMNAVANQPVAVSISSHSSHFHHYKGGIYNGPCSTTKLNHAVTVVGYGQQQQNGADSVHASAPGAKYWIVKNSWGTTWGDKGYILMKRGTKHSSGQCGIATRPVFPLMKGGRSTD; translated from the exons ATGAGTGGTAACACGATCATGTTCTCCAGTTCTAGATGTTCATCATTAGGGCTCTATGTGCTCCTTGCCACAAGCTGCCTATTACTAGCTGGCTGCTCTTCAGAGTCGCTGCTGACAAGTGATGTTCTTCCAAGTGAGCAGTCGGGCATCGACACCGACAACCACCAAGATCTGATGATGGACCGTTTCCACGTGTGGATGACGGTGCACAACAGATCCTACTCCACCGCCGGTGAGAAGGCTCGCCGGTTTGAGGTATACAGGAGCAACATGAGGTTCATAGAGGCCGTAAATGCCGAGGCGGCCACCTCTGGGCTCACGTACGAGCTTGGGGAGGGCCCCTTCACCGACCTTACAAATGAAGAGTTCATGGAGCTATACACCGGGCAGATTTTGGAGGATGACCAATCGGAAGATGGTGACGACGACGAGCAGATTATCACCACCCATGCTGGGTCTATCGATGGCTTGGGCACACATAAGGGTGCCACCGTGTACGCCAACTTCTCGGCCAGCGCGCCAAGGAGCATCGACTGGAGGAAGAGAGGCGTCGTCACCCCGGTTAAAAACCAAAAGCAATGTG GATCTTGCTGGGCATTCCCCACCGTCGCTACAATTGAAGGAATACACAAGATCAAGAGAGGGACTCTGGTGTCTCTGTCGGAGCAACAGCTGATAGATTGCGACTACCTTGATAATGGTTGCAAAGGTGGCCTGGTGACCAGAGCTTTCCAGTGGATCAAAAAGAATGGAGGGATCACCAGCACATCTTCCTACAAATACAAGGCCGTCAGAGGTCGGTGCTTGAGGAACCGTAAACCGGCGGCAAAGATCGTTGGCTTCAGGAAAGTCAAGAGCAATAGCGAGGTGTCGCTGATGAACGCTGTGGCAAACCAACCTGTGGCAGTTTCCATCTCGTCACATAGCAGTCACTTCCACCACTACAAGGGAGGAATCTACAACGGGCCATGTAGTACAACTAAACTGAACCATGCCGTCACCGTTGTAGGTTAtgggcaacaacaacaaaatgggGCTGACTCAGTACATGCGTCCGCCCCTGGAGCCAAGTATTGGATCGTGAAGAACTCGTGGGGGACAACATGGGGCGACAAAGGCTACATACTAATGAAGAGGGGAACAAAGCATTCATCAGGGCAGTGTGGCATTGCAACACGCCCAGTCTTTCCTCTTATGAAAGGTGGTAGATCGACTGATTAA